Below is a genomic region from Salinicoccus roseus.
CGTCGTCGACAGTGCACTCAAGGGTGTCCGTGTCGATGAGACATGGAATTCCGTCGCCATGCGCGCAAGCGGCAGCCATGACTTCATCATGGAGGATGTACATGTGCAGGAAGAGGACCTCGTCTCCTACCGTACACTCGGTAAAAAGGATCCCGCCGGCTGGCTGCTGCACATCCCGGCGTGCTACCTCGGCATTGCGCGCGCCGCACAGGATGCGGCACTCGAATTTGCGACCACCTACTCCCCAAACAGCATCAAGGGCACCATTTCAGAGCTGCCAAACGTCCAGGAGAAGCTCGGCCGCATCGAGATGCTGCTGATGGAATCCGAGCACTTCCTCTATTCCGTCGCCAGACAGTGGGATGAAAGCGATGAAGAAGAAAGAAGCAGGATGGGCAGCGAACTCGGCGCCGTCAAGACATCCATCGTCAACAAGGCCGTCGAAGCCGTCGACCTCGCCATGCGCGTCGTCGGGGCAAAAAGCCTGTCGGCCGACAATGAACTGCAGCGGTACTACAGAAATGTCCGTGCCGGTCTCCACAATCCGCCTATGGATGACATGGTCATCATCGGACTCGCCAAGAGTTCTATTGGCTGGGTGGAAAATAAGAAGAATGAAAAACAAAAGATATAGGCATGAAAAAAGGAGAAGATCCGCGGATCTCCTCCTTTTCCTATATATTTATACTGTCTGCTCCATCTCTTTGAGTACACCGTCGGAAATTTCGTAGACACGGTCACAATACTTCAGCATGCGTTCATCATGGGTGACCATGACTGCAGCTTTATTACGCTTCTTCGCACCTTCTGGTATCAGTTCGTTCGGATCGAACGACTTCACGATATAGCTATCTGCCCCCATGTCGAGACCATGGATGGTGTCGTAGCTCTCGCGCCTGCCCGTCAGCATGAGGATCGGCACTCTTCTTTCATCCATCTACGGCAGCACCAAATCCAGGATGATGCAGTTCGGCTCTTCATCATAATACTTTGCGAGCCCCTCTTCCCCATCCCGGGCAACAAGGATGCCATAGCCCGATTTCTCGAGATAGAGCGCCAACAGTTCCACGATAGTCGGATCATCTTCAACAATCAGCACTTTAATATTATGGCCCATTTCCCATTCCTCCTAAAATTCCATTCTGCACATTTATATGAATGGAATGTTAACGACAACACAGCTTATTTTCAATTGTATAGAATACTCTATTTTCATCTCATCATCTTTTCTAAATATATTTAAAATACAACCTAATCAAACACTTAAAAACCAGCGAAATCAACACTCTGTACTGTCTATTTAGGGTGTACCCAATTCATACAGATAGTATATTTAAAATCTATTGACTAAAATTAAGATGTGCATTTATCTTATTATATTCAAATTGATTTTTCGTAAAGTATAAATACCAACCTAATGATGATATGCTGAAAATTATCATAAATAGCCCTTTTCTAGACTGGTCAGATGGACGTATTAAAATTATAGCTATTTTTTGAATCAGAAATAAAAAGACTGCTGTGTAAATTATTAAACGGGAGTCAACATAAATAGCTCCAGTTCGTCGGAGCTGAGTAATTCAAGAAGAGATAGATACTTCAGAAAAGAAGAGAAAATGATTAAAACTTCATCCCATTTAGTATTGGGTACTGACCCCCAAAAGTTAGAGTCGTAAATCTAACTTTTGGGGGTTTCTTTGTGGTTAAATATAGCGATGCATTTAAAATAAAACTGGTGACTGAATATCTGAATGGGAATCTGGGGTATGATCGGCTGCCCGCATCTCATATTCTTTATGCAGCAGCCGTAAGGTCATATGTTTTTTTAATTCCGCATGGACATAGCGCCAGTCTTCCTTGATGAACCCCCGTCCTTTTGGTGTCTGGGATGGAAATAGCTGTAACTTTAACCACGCATTTGTCATTTCATCTGTCAGTACTGTCATCTCCCTTTCTCTCGCCCGGTTGATCACTTTACTGACCGTCTGTCTTGAACTCCTAATCGATGCACTGATGGTGCGTTGGCTCACCCCTTTCTCATAAAGTTCTAGTATTTCCCGGTACTGAATCACATTAAAAAACCTCCTGTATCATGATGTCACACCATTGGTGTGCGCAATCGTTATACAGAAGGCGCTGATATATTTTCATAGTGGCACAATACTTCTGCACTGGGTGGCATCATTTGATGCACAGCCTGGTTCAATTCGAATGCAATATTCAAAATCTTCCGATACCTAGTAATGCGTGTAAAATTCATCATCAGACAGTGACATGCATAGACATTTCAGAAATGTCCGTGTCAACTTCCATAGCCTACCAATGGAATATACAGTGACTGTTATTGGGTTGGCTGAAGGCTCGATGAGTAGGATAGAAAGTGAAGTAAAGAAGAAGAATGTGTGGGTGACTAAATAAAAAATAAGAGAGGCGATTGAATTTCGACCGTCTCTCTTATCTACAATATCGTTACTAAATCCATACTATATAATTGTATCTAAAACCACTTCTTCCAATCTTATCTAAGAAATATCTTTCTTACTAATAATTCTTTATTGTGTCTGTAACTTTTCATGCTTCGCAAAAATTCTATTTTCTGTCTGATAATCAAAAAAGTGACACTTGTTCATATCAAATGCAAATTTTATAGTATCTCCTGAATCTAAATCATTCCTTGCATCTATTCTCGAAATAAACTCTTGGTCATTTAACTTAGAATAAACCATTATCTCTGAGCCAAGCAATTCACTTACTTTGACTTCTGCATCAAAAGGAGAGGCGATTTCTGACTCTACGAACACTGATTCTTCTCTTACATCTTCTGGTCTTATACCAAATTTAATTTTCTTATTATCATAACCTTGATTAATGAGCATTCTTTTTTTAGCTTCTGGAATATTTATACTCGTTTCTCCGATTAATAACGAACCTTCTCTTATCTCCGCCTCGAATATATTCATTGAAGGGGATCCAATGAATTGTGCTACAAATATGCTTTCCGGATAATCATAAACTTCTTTAGGGGAGCCCACTTGCATGATATCTCCCTTATTCAACACCACGACTCTAGTCGCCATTGTCAGTGCTTCAGTCTGGTCATGGGTAACATATACTGTTGTAGTTTTTAATCTATCATGCAGTTTGATGATTTCCGCCCGCATCTGAACCCGCAATTTAGCATCCAAGTTGGATAATGGTTCATCCATCAGAAATACACCTGCGTCTCTGACAATAGCTCTTCCCAATGCTACACGTTGCCGTTGTCCGCCAGAGAGTGCTTTAGGTTTTCTGTCTAAGTAGTCGGTCAGACCGAGAATATTCGCAGCATTTTCAACCTTCTGCTTAATTTCGTTTTTTGCGTGTTTTCTCAACTTCAAACCAAACGCCATATTATCATAGACAGTCATATGCGGATAAAGTGCATAGTTCTGAAAGACCATCGCAATATCCCTGTTTTTTGGTTCTACATCATTCATTAGCTTATCATCAATATAGAATTCACCTTCTGTAATTTCTTCCAGTCCAGCAATCATTCTAAGCGTAGTCGATTTACCACAGCCTGATGGTCCTACGAAAACTATGAATTCACCATCATGTATTTCTAAATTAAAGTCACTGACTACTGTAAGTCCATTATCATATGTTTTTTTGATATTTTGTAATTTTAGTTCTCCCACTGTCTCACTCCTAAGCTTATTTTGATGGTCTTTATTTACTTTTTTCTGTTTGATATGCATATTATCATCTTTTTACTTTGTTACATTCAACGCATTGGTAAATCGTCGGAATGCTGCTAAACCTTCCTCTGTTTGTTTAAATACTCCGGCATCTTCAAGCACCCTGGCAAATTTCCTGCCAAGTTCTTTTTCAACAATCCTGTCAATAACTTTCAGGTCTGTTTGCTGGCCATGTTCTGCTTTTATTTCATCTGCCCAATCACGATGATATGCTTCCACTGTCTTGGTCTTCCCTGACAGGTATTGTTTTATTTCTTCCAATTCCTCTTTTAATCGAGCTGGTAACACAGCAAGCCCCATCACTTCGATCAAGCCAATATTTTCTTTCTTGATATGATGGACATCTGCATGTGGATGGAATAGTCCCATTGGGTGTTCATTTGTTGTCCGGTTGTTTCGCAACACAAGATCAAGTTCAAACAGTTCACCAAGTCTTCGGGCAATCGGTGTGATGGTGTTATGCGGGGTATCCTCCGTGAATGCCTGCACCTGAACTTCTCCGTCACTATATGATTTCCAAGTCTTTAAAATGCGATCGGCTGCTTTAAGGAGCTCCTCTTTTTGCCTGCTCTGCAGTCGAATAACAGATAACGGCCACTTTAAAACAGCCGTATGAACCCCAGGGAATTCATTTAATTGGAATGTGTAAGCTTCTTCAGCAGCACTCATTGCGAACTCATAACGACCAGCTTGATAGTGGTCATGGTTGAGAATGGAGCCGCCAACAATAGGTAAATCCGCATTGGAACCGATAAAATAATGCGGAAACTTTTCCGTGAATGTTACCAGCCGCTCAAACGCTTTTTTCGATACTTCCATGTTCCGATGCTCTTCAGCCAGTACAATACTGTGTTCGTTGTAGTACACATATGGCGAATATTGCAGATACCAGTTTTCATCAAGTAATGGAACTTTAACGATTCGGTGGTTTGCTCTTGCAGGATATCCGGTTCTCCCGGCATACCCTTCATTTTCCGCACATAACATGCATTTCGGATAATGAACATCTTGCTTTACCTCACGTTCCCGTTTAATTTGTTCGGGGTCTTTTTCCGGCTTGGATAAATTAATCGTAATGTCAAGTTCTCCATAAGCTGATTCTGCCTTATAATGGATGTTCTTTTTAATACGATTCATCTGAATGTAATTGCTGTTTTTACTTAAATTGTAAAAGTAATCTGTTGCTGCTTCTGGCGACTGTTCATATTTTTCATAAAAGACTTTGTTGATGACAGAAGGGCGTGCGATAAAACAATTCATGATATTTGCAGAGAGAATTTCTTTATCATCAAACACATCTTCAATGACACCTGATTCAACTGCATAGCCAACGAGTTTTTCCAGTAGATTTGGTATTGTATCCTCTACAGGGTTTTCAACTGACTCGGGAAAAGAGGCTACATTTAATTGATCCATGACCTGATTACGTACATAATTTTTATCATCTACTTCTATCAATCTTGCATCCAAT
It encodes:
- a CDS encoding response regulator transcription factor, coding for MGHNIKVLIVEDDPTIVELLALYLEKSGYGILVARDGEEGLAKYYDEEPNCIILDLVLP
- the galT gene encoding UDP-glucose--hexose-1-phosphate uridylyltransferase — translated: MEPFQVIEGLLLQALDARLIEVDDKNYVRNQVMDQLNVASFPESVENPVEDTIPNLLEKLVGYAVESGVIEDVFDDKEILSANIMNCFIARPSVINKVFYEKYEQSPEAATDYFYNLSKNSNYIQMNRIKKNIHYKAESAYGELDITINLSKPEKDPEQIKREREVKQDVHYPKCMLCAENEGYAGRTGYPARANHRIVKVPLLDENWYLQYSPYVYYNEHSIVLAEEHRNMEVSKKAFERLVTFTEKFPHYFIGSNADLPIVGGSILNHDHYQAGRYEFAMSAAEEAYTFQLNEFPGVHTAVLKWPLSVIRLQSRQKEELLKAADRILKTWKSYSDGEVQVQAFTEDTPHNTITPIARRLGELFELDLVLRNNRTTNEHPMGLFHPHADVHHIKKENIGLIEVMGLAVLPARLKEELEEIKQYLSGKTKTVEAYHRDWADEIKAEHGQQTDLKVIDRIVEKELGRKFARVLEDAGVFKQTEEGLAAFRRFTNALNVTK
- a CDS encoding acyl-CoA dehydrogenase family protein, whose protein sequence is MNERLQLMEETAKNFSGTSQQHDEDVTFPFENFQALKDIGYPHLSIPSEYGGGGITLRELMKHQEIIAKYDGATALSIGWHMGIIMDLGEKKTWDDTKYRKVVQDVIENGALINNLATEPATGSPTRGGRPETTARKEGDGWILNGRKTFATLSPILKYGVVSAAIEGSDEVGNFVVDSALKGVRVDETWNSVAMRASGSHDFIMEDVHVQEEDLVSYRTLGKKDPAGWLLHIPACYLGIARAAQDAALEFATTYSPNSIKGTISELPNVQEKLGRIEMLLMESEHFLYSVARQWDESDEEERSRMGSELGAVKTSIVNKAVEAVDLAMRVVGAKSLSADNELQRYYRNVRAGLHNPPMDDMVIIGLAKSSIGWVENKKNEKQKI
- a CDS encoding response regulator: MDERRVPILMLTGRRESYDTIHGLDMGADSYIVKSFDPNELIPEGAKKRNKAAVMVTHDERMLKYCDRVYEISDGVLKEMEQTV
- a CDS encoding ABC transporter ATP-binding protein — encoded protein: MGELKLQNIKKTYDNGLTVVSDFNLEIHDGEFIVFVGPSGCGKSTTLRMIAGLEEITEGEFYIDDKLMNDVEPKNRDIAMVFQNYALYPHMTVYDNMAFGLKLRKHAKNEIKQKVENAANILGLTDYLDRKPKALSGGQRQRVALGRAIVRDAGVFLMDEPLSNLDAKLRVQMRAEIIKLHDRLKTTTVYVTHDQTEALTMATRVVVLNKGDIMQVGSPKEVYDYPESIFVAQFIGSPSMNIFEAEIREGSLLIGETSINIPEAKKRMLINQGYDNKKIKFGIRPEDVREESVFVESEIASPFDAEVKVSELLGSEIMVYSKLNDQEFISRIDARNDLDSGDTIKFAFDMNKCHFFDYQTENRIFAKHEKLQTQ